From the Limosilactobacillus panis genome, one window contains:
- the cobK gene encoding precorrin-6A reductase, with product MILLLGGTSESLAVADCLAKNRLSFIVSVVSDYGVELASAHAKRVVKVTFTEANFTQFCLAHQVNFIIDATHPFARVISQLAINEAAKLGIPYLRFERQNIYRADASLKMVDSLEEACRYLKHLEGVIYLSTGSKTAPDYAARLGVKQLHIRALPTTRVMKKLTSAGFVAAQIDAIQGPFSTDLNVALFKHATAKVVVTKESGRQGGIQEKIAACQQLGIPCVIIRRPHLNYPQKVEKIDELQAYLEEHNEW from the coding sequence ATGATTTTACTGCTAGGTGGAACCAGCGAAAGTCTCGCAGTTGCAGATTGTTTAGCAAAAAATAGGTTGTCCTTTATCGTTTCTGTCGTTAGCGACTACGGGGTCGAATTAGCGAGTGCGCATGCAAAACGGGTGGTTAAAGTAACCTTTACAGAAGCAAATTTTACGCAGTTCTGTCTTGCCCACCAAGTTAACTTCATCATTGACGCTACTCATCCTTTTGCCCGAGTTATTTCACAGTTGGCAATTAACGAAGCCGCCAAACTGGGTATCCCTTATCTACGTTTTGAACGCCAAAATATTTATCGTGCTGACGCTTCACTGAAGATGGTTGATTCGCTTGAGGAAGCTTGCCGGTATTTAAAACATCTTGAAGGCGTAATTTATCTTTCAACAGGTAGTAAAACAGCTCCTGATTACGCAGCAAGGCTAGGAGTTAAGCAGTTACATATCCGTGCCTTACCAACGACACGGGTAATGAAAAAACTGACGTCGGCAGGCTTTGTTGCCGCTCAAATCGATGCAATTCAAGGCCCTTTTTCCACTGATTTAAACGTTGCATTGTTCAAGCACGCAACAGCAAAAGTCGTAGTAACTAAAGAAAGTGGTCGACAGGGTGGCATTCAAGAAAAAATCGCGGCTTGCCAACAGTTAGGAATTCCCTGCGTTATTATTCGTCGGCCTCACTTAAACTATCCGCAGAAAGTTGAAAAGATTGATGAGCTGCAAGCATATTTGGAGGAACACAATGAATGGTAG